From Paraflavitalea devenefica, the proteins below share one genomic window:
- a CDS encoding MBL fold metallo-hydrolase yields MQDTPVITTDALRKKLSSGEAVNIIDVRPLQERSEWFIPGSIHIDVYDRLKQRDFTVFDDIQLDASTPVVTVCAGGKVSLTAANILKQKGYNAFSLQNGMKGWSLAWNIAHQEFNGFELWQIRRTGKGCLSYIIASGKEATIIDASLPVEVYTELVSLHGLSIKYVIETHIHADHLSRSKEIAQYYNIPLYLPVPNNVQFEYNPIEGGTKFAVGAVVLQSIPTPGHTFNSFSFYIDDSILLTGDTLFTNGVGRPDLKSSGEESREKAEMLYQSLQKLLLLHDSVMVLPAHTNRPVEFDNKLIAITIGEAKRNITLLQSGKDEFIHLLLLKIPPTPPNFLAITEKNITGNYEGVNPIDLEAGANRCAIS; encoded by the coding sequence ATGCAAGATACTCCTGTTATTACAACTGATGCGCTCAGGAAAAAATTATCTTCAGGCGAAGCAGTAAACATTATTGATGTAAGGCCGTTGCAGGAAAGGTCGGAATGGTTCATACCCGGCAGTATTCATATTGATGTATATGACAGGTTGAAGCAGCGTGACTTTACTGTATTTGACGATATTCAATTAGACGCATCCACTCCGGTAGTAACGGTTTGTGCAGGTGGTAAAGTAAGTTTGACGGCAGCCAATATACTAAAACAAAAAGGATATAATGCTTTCTCATTGCAAAACGGCATGAAGGGATGGAGCCTGGCATGGAATATCGCCCATCAGGAATTCAATGGTTTTGAACTATGGCAGATACGGCGAACTGGCAAAGGTTGCCTATCGTATATTATTGCATCGGGCAAAGAGGCAACGATTATTGATGCTTCGCTCCCTGTTGAAGTATATACTGAACTGGTTAGTCTGCATGGCCTTTCTATAAAATATGTGATAGAAACCCATATACATGCCGATCATCTTTCCCGTTCAAAAGAAATTGCACAGTATTATAATATTCCATTGTACCTGCCTGTTCCTAATAATGTGCAATTTGAATATAACCCTATTGAAGGCGGTACCAAATTTGCAGTTGGCGCTGTAGTATTGCAATCAATACCTACACCTGGCCATACATTTAACAGCTTTAGCTTCTATATTGATGACAGTATATTACTTACAGGGGATACGCTTTTTACCAATGGAGTAGGTCGCCCGGATTTGAAATCCAGCGGGGAGGAAAGCAGGGAAAAAGCTGAAATGTTATATCAATCGCTGCAGAAGCTGCTTTTATTACACGATAGCGTAATGGTATTACCGGCTCATACCAACAGGCCAGTCGAATTTGATAATAAACTCATTGCAATAACCATTGGTGAAGCAAAAAGGAATATTACCCTGCTGCAAAGCGGTAAGGATGAGTTTATTCATTTGCTATTACTAAAGATCCCGCCAACACCGCCCAACTTTCTTGCTATTACCGAAAAAAACATTACCGGTAACTATGAAGGAGTTAACCCCATTGATCTGGAAGCAGGGGCCAATAGATGCGCTATATCCTGA
- a CDS encoding metalloregulator ArsR/SmtB family transcription factor, with amino-acid sequence MEKRIFKDKAYSMLATMIKAMANSHRLEIVDLLGQGEKAVEEIANETSMSIANTSQHLQVLKAANLVEIRREGNFIYYKLGHEEIYQSWQMLRELGLKHMAEMEKLVNDFREKRNSLEALKMDDLLKRIKSKNVVILDVRPETEFKNGHIPGAINIPVEGLATRLKKLPKNKEYVAYCRGPFCVFADEAVQILTQKGFNAKRLGEGFPDWKMKGLPVEIIEE; translated from the coding sequence ATGGAGAAAAGAATTTTTAAGGATAAGGCATATTCCATGCTGGCAACAATGATCAAAGCAATGGCCAACTCCCACCGGCTTGAAATTGTTGATTTACTTGGCCAGGGAGAAAAAGCGGTGGAGGAAATAGCTAATGAAACCAGCATGTCCATTGCCAATACATCACAACACCTGCAGGTGCTAAAGGCTGCCAATTTGGTGGAAATCAGGCGGGAAGGGAATTTTATTTATTACAAACTGGGGCATGAGGAGATATACCAATCCTGGCAAATGCTTCGCGAACTGGGACTGAAACATATGGCAGAGATGGAAAAACTGGTAAATGACTTCCGGGAAAAACGAAACAGCCTGGAGGCGCTCAAAATGGACGATTTATTAAAAAGGATAAAATCCAAAAATGTGGTCATACTGGATGTTCGCCCGGAAACGGAATTTAAAAATGGGCATATTCCCGGGGCAATCAACATTCCTGTAGAGGGACTTGCCACCCGGCTTAAAAAACTACCAAAGAATAAAGAATATGTTGCTTACTGCCGGGGGCCCTTTTGTGTATTTGCCGATGAAGCGGTACAAATACTTACCCAAAAGGGGTTTAACGCCAAAAGGTTGGGAGAAGGTTTTCCGGACTGGAAAATGAAAGGATTGCCTGTTGAAATCATTGAAGAATAA
- a CDS encoding peroxiredoxin family protein: MKNSLVLMAILLIICAGTALHAQTAQPMIGQAAPSFELKGVDGNNYSLSQLKGKLVLIHFATTWCPFCNAEAPNLEELYQSYKDKGIQVFLIDVKENKALVEQSFKRYNLSFPVLLDEDGKVATAYSPPGVLPDLSRDEVVLASNLIIDKEGKIRFYSLLNTTAFDAKLLSVRKKLDELLNEQ; this comes from the coding sequence ATGAAAAATTCTTTAGTACTCATGGCTATTCTGCTCATTATTTGTGCAGGTACTGCCTTACATGCCCAGACTGCGCAACCCATGATCGGGCAAGCTGCCCCTTCATTTGAATTGAAAGGTGTTGATGGCAATAACTATTCACTGTCACAATTGAAAGGCAAGCTGGTATTGATCCATTTCGCCACCACCTGGTGCCCTTTCTGCAACGCAGAAGCCCCCAATCTGGAGGAGCTCTACCAATCGTACAAAGACAAGGGAATACAGGTGTTCCTTATTGATGTAAAAGAAAATAAAGCCCTTGTAGAACAGTCTTTCAAACGGTATAATTTATCATTTCCCGTGTTATTGGACGAGGATGGGAAAGTAGCCACAGCTTATTCCCCACCAGGTGTTTTGCCCGACTTGTCAAGAGATGAGGTGGTTTTAGCTTCCAACCTGATCATTGACAAAGAAGGGAAAATCCGTTTTTATTCTTTATTGAATACTACCGCGTTTGATGCCAAACTTCTCAGTGTGCGTAAAAAACTGGATGAGTTGCTCAATGAACAATAG
- a CDS encoding protein-disulfide reductase DsbD family protein, giving the protein METGQLQVKEQDIVSVSVDEILLTPVKKIVAIIHVTVKAGYHIQANKVTNASLIPVSLETTPDISFLIYKPLFPPYKIFRLEGSEEVLNVFDSAFIIRLPIKVMANVSAGRYYVQGRIRYQACNSKTCLFPRNVDFKIPVVVQKSG; this is encoded by the coding sequence ATGGAGACGGGACAGCTACAGGTAAAAGAACAAGATATAGTAAGCGTATCTGTAGACGAAATTTTATTGACTCCCGTGAAGAAAATCGTAGCCATTATTCATGTTACAGTTAAAGCAGGTTATCATATCCAGGCCAATAAAGTAACCAATGCATCCCTGATTCCTGTTTCGCTGGAGACAACACCCGACATTTCTTTTTTAATCTATAAACCACTTTTTCCTCCTTACAAAATTTTTCGACTGGAAGGTTCTGAAGAAGTGCTGAATGTATTTGACAGCGCTTTTATCATACGCTTACCTATAAAAGTAATGGCTAACGTTAGCGCAGGGAGGTATTATGTGCAAGGCAGGATCAGATATCAGGCATGTAATTCCAAAACTTGTCTGTTTCCCAGAAACGTCGATTTTAAGATACCTGTCGTTGTCCAAAAGTCAGGTTAA
- a CDS encoding helix-turn-helix transcriptional regulator, which yields MAVVLSKEDLHLKKQITARLKELRESTGKNQVDFAYDIGLDKQALNRIEKGNGATLYTILKYCKYFGMSFKDFFDSDLFKGIGK from the coding sequence ATGGCTGTGGTATTAAGTAAAGAAGACCTTCATTTAAAAAAGCAAATTACTGCACGGTTAAAAGAACTGCGTGAAAGCACCGGCAAAAACCAGGTAGATTTTGCTTATGACATTGGCCTGGACAAACAGGCTTTAAACCGCATAGAAAAAGGGAATGGTGCTACTCTTTATACGATCCTGAAATACTGCAAATACTTCGGAATGTCTTTTAAAGACTTTTTTGATTCAGACCTGTTTAAAGGAATTGGAAAGTAA